Within the Thermococcus peptonophilus genome, the region CTATTTGGGCCGCGAAATGTTGATTGATTGAAAAAGAAGTGAGAATGACCAACCACAAGGGGGACTGTTTGAGGTATGGCCTTTTTCTGAAGAGGCTGAAGTACGAACATCGCTTTATCTCCCTCGATGGCAGAATCATTAATGTTGAGCGGGCCACTCCTTCCGCTACGGCGTTTTAACACCCATGTCAGAACGCATGGTTAAGAAAAGCTACTCCTCAATAAAAGAAATTGCAGAAAACAAAGATTAAACGTCAGGAGAGCCCGAGGAAGCCCACCACGCGGCCGTCCTTAAGGAGCTGAACTTTGGTGCCCCACATCCCCTGGACGTAGGTTCCAATTTCAACCTCCTTCAGGTCAACGTCCTCCCATAGTTGACCGGCTATCTGGCCGTTGATGATTATCGGTATCCTGACCGGCCCCCAGAAGTTCTGCCACGGAGTTCCCTTCGAGGCGTTCTGGAGTGCCTCTTTGGCCCTGGACTTTATCTCCTCGAAGTTGGTGCCCATTCCTGACATGGGGCCCATGCCACCCATTCCCTGGAACATGCCCATCCTGCAGTCACCCATCGGGCCGCCGTAGGCCCCAGGCATCATGTCCATTCCGGGCCCCATATCCATAGCCTCCTCCGGCATCTCCATACCCCACATTCTTCCGAACCTTCTCATCATGTGCATCCACCTCGGCATTCCGAACCTCATTCACACAACCTCCACTGCATCTTCGTTTTAGAATATCACAAAAGTATTTATAAAGTTTTCTGTTATATTATTGTTAAAGCGCAGGTAAACAGATAGAATTATAAAGGTTAATGGGGAGGGAGTTACGGTGATAGAATGCGAAGATGGATGAGATGCGACCCTTCAAACATGAGGGCGTTCACGGCGATGCTGAAGTCCCTGATATCAGAGCCCAGGAGGAGCATCATACGGGTCCTCGCGGACGGCGTTAAGGGCACGAATGAGATTTATATCGAACTCCAGAGAAGCGGTTTTCACATGCCCCGGTCAACCCTATATTACCACCTCTCCGCGCTCCAGAAAGCAGGGATAATTGAGATGGTCGGTTACAGGGAGCGGGGAGGCGGTGCGCCGGAGAAGCTCTGGAGGCTCAAAGTAAGGAGGGTAGGCGTGGATTTAGTTACTGGGGATGTGTTCAGGGAGTAGTGCCCTAGCTTCTCCCCCTAAAGGGGCTTCTAAAAGTTATTCAAGCTAAAGAATTTGTAGATCCCAGATATGGTCAAAAGGATAAAAGGGAGATTCACTCCTCAAGGAGCTTTCTCTTCCTCCTCTCGTACTCCTCGTCGTCTATCTCACCGCGGGCGTACGCCTCGTCGAGGAGCTCAAGGGCCCTTTCCT harbors:
- a CDS encoding winged helix-turn-helix domain-containing protein, producing the protein MRRWMRCDPSNMRAFTAMLKSLISEPRRSIIRVLADGVKGTNEIYIELQRSGFHMPRSTLYYHLSALQKAGIIEMVGYRERGGGAPEKLWRLKVRRVGVDLVTGDVFRE